The following proteins are encoded in a genomic region of Glycine max cultivar Williams 82 chromosome 18, Glycine_max_v4.0, whole genome shotgun sequence:
- the LOC102664817 gene encoding disease resistance RPP13-like protein 4, whose protein sequence is MSIRTNPMKAVPTLLKRLVIVEKREDLKDLKSELNKIKDLFKIVKKNEEELLDTLAVVDGYLRNKNIPKLMEVKEDICKRIRNSTQKLLPDGSTDQGSNIEATQSLGKTFQDEKDKKREEVQEALSPEKFKVHYNELDRVHKRFFLSLLLFPENAVIKKSTIHFWWSSVVGYIMIGQFEFVFDYLYSRKLLVPHGNDKSLVVVNKFKINPCVRHKSVLPSLQNDKEQLCGIYSELVASSHNPNTSHRSLVLDQHKVKLSDRLGLKSTHWRAVFNVGASYLNFGPQWMAKMKQLEVLQLGRWLHDSPKHHIEVDSEEFLKELRDQKHLKYLSLRGISRIFELPPSIFQLERLAILDLKACHNLETLPNDISSLKNLRQLDLSQCYLLERMPKGIEKLINLEVLKGFVIGSSSKSSYQISDLADLKNLERLSIHIESGAVIDEKEFESLEELSKLEHLKISWGVSGKRYTDGIQISLLSNLKKLHLEGFPGESIPRWLEPSNLPKSLKELNLTGGKLESMDHGKLDHSDSCKLEIVRLKYLKDLNVDPEKLQALFPSLRYVEVKDVQNLQHLEWIK, encoded by the coding sequence atgtctattCGAACAAATCCCATGAAAGCAGTGCCTACATTGTTGAAGCGCCTGGTGATTGTAGAAAAACGAGAAGATTTGAAGGATTTGAAGTCTGAGTTGAATAAGATAAAGGACCTGTTTAAAATAgtgaagaaaaatgaagaagaactCCTTGACACGTTAGCAGTCGTGGATGGCTATCTTCGCAACAAAAACATACCTAAGTTGATGGAAGTGAAGGAAGATATTTGCAAGAGAATAAGGAATTCAACTCAGAAGCTGCTGCCAGATGGTTCTACGGATCAAGGTAGTAATATAGAAGCTACTCAGTCACTAGGAAAAACATTTCAGGATGAAAAGgataagaagagagaagaagtgCAGGAAGCACTCTCTCCAGAAAAGTTTAAGGTACATTATAATGAACTTGATCGTGTTCATAAACGTTTCTTCTTGTCTCTCCTACTTTTCCCTGAAAATGCTGTTATAAAGAAAAGTACTATACATTTCTGGTGGTCGTCTGTAGTGGGTTACATCATGATAGGGCAATTTGAATTTGTGTTTGATTATCTTTATAGTCGTAAACTTCTTGTACCGCATGGTAATGACAAGTCTCTTGTTGttgtgaataaatttaaaattaatcctTGCGTCCGTCATAAGTCGGTGTTGCCATCGTTACAAAATGATAAAGAACAACTTTGTGGAATTTATTCAGAACTAGTAGCATCATCTCATAACCCGAATACTTCGCATCGTAGTTTGGTGCTTGACCAACACAAAGTTAAACTAAGTGATAGGTTGGGTTTGAAATCTACCCATTGGAGAGCTGTTTTTAATGTTGGTGCTAGTTATCTAAATTTCGGGCCCCAATGGATGGCCAAAATGAAGCAGTTGGAGGTCCTTCAACTTGGTCGTTGGCTGCATGATTCACCAAAGCATCATATTGAAGTGGACAGTGAggaattcttgaaggagttaaGGGATCAAAAGCATTTGAAGTATCTTAGCCTTCGAGGGATATCAAGAATATTTGAGCTGCCACCCTCCATTTTTCAACTTGAGAGACTAGCAATTCTAGATCTCAAGGCCTGTCACAATCTAGAAACCCTACCAAATGATATTTCATCATTGAAAAATCTCAGACAGTTGGATTTGTCTCAATGCTACTTGTTGGAGAGAATGCCAAAAGGGATTGAGAAGCTGATCAATCTTGAAGTACTCAAGGGATTTGTAATTGGTAGTTCTAGCAAGAGTAGCTACCAGATATCAGATCTTGCAGATTTGAAAAATCTGGAGCGACTCAGCATACATATAGAAAGTGGGGCTGTGATCGATGAAAAGGAGTTTGAAAGCTTGGAAGAGTTGTCAAAACTTGAGCATCTCAAAATATCATGGGGTGTGTCTGGCAAAAGGTACACTGATGGTATCCAGATCAgtttgctttcaaatttgaaaaagttgCATCTTGAAGGCTTTCCTGGAGAAAGTATTCCAAGATGGTTGGAGCCTAGCAACCTACCGAAGAGTTTGAAAGAGCTAAATTTAACCGGAGGGAAACTAGAAAGTATGGATCATGGAAAATTAGATCACTCGGACTCCTGCAAGTTGGAGATTGTTCGTCTCAAGTACCTAAAAGATTTGAATGTTGACCCAGAAAAATTGCAGGCATTGTTTCCTTCATTGAGGTACGTAGAAGTAAAAGATGTACAAAACCTTCAACACCTTGAATGGATTAAATGA